DNA from Sphingomonas psychrotolerans:
GCGTGGCTCGGCATCAGGAGCTTCATGAAGTCCTTGGCCTGGCGATAGCCATCCTCGCCCTCGACGATGACTTCGTCGATATCCTTGTTGTAGATATCGCGGATCGCGCGCTTGAGCAGGTCGCTGTCGCCATAGACCAGGGCCGGCGCCGACGACTGGAGCGTCGTCTCGCGGATCCCGTCCCACAGCCGCGCGAGATAGTCGAAATCGCGCTTGATCTCGGTCTTGGTGCGCTGGAGTCCCGCGGTGCGGACGATGCAGCCCATCGACGGCGGCAGCTTGAGGTCCGACATGATCGTCTTGAGGCGCTTGCGATCGGCGGCCGAGCTGATCTTGCGCGAGATGCCACCGCCATGCGCGGTGTTTGGCATCAGCACGCAATAGCGGCCGGCGAGGCTCAGATAGGTGGTCAGCGCCGCGCCCTTGTTGCCGCGCTCTTCCTTGACGACCTGGACGAGCAGCACCTGACGGCGACGGATCACGTCCTGGATCTTGTAGCGACGGCGCAGATTCATCCGGCGCTGGCGCAGCGCCTCGGCCTCGTCGTCCTTGCCGCCGCGTCCGCGACGACGACCACCGCCGCCACCACGAGCGCCGCGGTCATGACCTTCGCCGCCCTCATGCTCCGACGCCTCGGAATCTTCCTCATGCTCGTCGTCGTCATGCGGACGCTCGAGAACCTCTACGCCGTCCTCGCCGTCGAGATGCTCGTCGTCGTCCGAATCATCCTGCGCACGCAGCGCGGCTTCCTCGGCGGCGTGCTCGGCCTCCTCGCGCAGCAGCGCTTCGCGGTCTTCCTTCGGGATCTGATAGTAATCGGGGTGGATCTCGCTGAAAGCGAGGAAGCCGTGGCGGTTGCCGCCGTAATCGACGAACGCCGCCTGAAGCGACGGTTCGACCCGGGTAACCTTGGCTAGATAGATATTTCCCTTGAGCTGCTTGCGCTCGGCGGACTCGAAATCAAATTCCTCGATCCGGTTCCCTTTGACGACGGCCACCCGGGTCTCTTCCCGGTGGCGTGCGTCGATCAGCATACGCATGGTCATTTATTATTCTCCGGGCGCGCCGGCCTGGACCCCTGAAGGCGGTAACCCTGAAGGGCTGGAGCGCGAGCGCGCGATACAAATTGCGGCCTTGGCCGGCGGCGCCGGCTGTGGTCTCGCAGGTTTCGAAAACTGCTGCTGCTCGCAGGGCACGCCCGGACGCGTGGTCCGGAAGCTCCACCATCGTCACGCGGCCGGCCGAAAGGGCCTGGCGGGTGGGACGATGGGGAAATTGCCTCATGCGAGCGTCAACCTGAACTGTCGCGGCGGATGTGGCCGCGAATATCGTCCGATACAAGGATCGGAGCGAGCTCTTGCTAGCACCCCCCGCGCCACGCGGCAACCGCGCCAAATACGAATAACCGCGTGCCGCCGCGGCAGGGAATTGCCGGCAATCCGGCAAATTTATGCCGATTAACCAAGCTGTTTCACTTCGGCTTGATGGCCGCCGCCTAAACCGGATCTGTCAGGGAAGACGTGTCTCAGAGTTAGGTATCATGCATTTGGGCTGGACCCCTCATGGCCCGGCGCGGCATATCGCGCGGGTGTTATTCCTGCTTGCCCTCCTCTCCGGCTGGTTGACCGGGGTGCCGAGCTGGGCAGGCGTGGTGCAGGAAGTGCGCGTGCACGGCGACCGCATCGTCGTGAAATTCGACGCGCCGGTCACCCAGGCGAGCGCGTTCCTGCTATCCGGACCGCAGCGGATCGCGCTGGACGTCGCCGGCGCCGAACCCGGCCGGGTCGCGATCGCCGACGGTGCCGTCGCGCGGATCCGCCAGGGCGCGCAGGGCGACGGCGCGCGCGTCGTCTTCGATCTCGCACGGCCGGCGATCGTCACCGAAGGCAGCTTCGCCAGGGACGGCCGCACGCTGACATTGTTGCTCAAGACCGTCGACGACGAACGCTTCGCGCGCGCCGCGGCCGAGCGGCGGATGAGCTTCCTGCCGCCGTTCACGTATCTGCAGCCGGCGCGCCGGCATCCGTACAGCGTGTCTATGGCGCTGCCGAAGCGGGTTTCGCGCGCGCCCTTGCCGCGGATTTACGGCGATGCGGGAAGGCCGCTCGTCGTGATCGACGCCGGGCATGGCGGGCACGATCCCGGGGCACTCTCCCCCGACGGCAGCCTGCGGGAGAAGGAAGTCACTCTGAAGGTCGCCGAGGCGATCAAGGACGCATTGCTCGCCTCGGGCCGGGTGCGGGTCGCGCTCACCCGCGAGGACGATCGCTTCCTCGTGCTCCAGGAGCGCTACGGACTCGCCCGGCGGCTCAAGGCCGATCTGTTCATCTCGGTCCATTGCGACAGCGCCGGCAATCCCGACGCGACCGGCGCGACGGTCTATACCCTGTCCGAAGTCGCGTCCGACAAGGAAGCCGCCCGCCTCGCCGCGCGCGAGAACAAGGCCGACATCCTCGCCGGAGTCGATCTCGGCGTCGCCAGTCCCGACATTTCGTCGATCCTGATCGATCTCACCCAGCGCGAGACGATGAACGCCAGCGCCAATTTCGCCCGTTTGCTGGGTCGCGAGGCGCAGCCGCTGATCCCGATCAAGGCCAATTACCACCGCATGGCCTCGCTGATGGTGCTGAAGGCGCCCGACATGCCGTCGGTGCTGTTCGAAACCGGTTATATCTCCAACCAGGCCGACGCGGCGTTCCTCGCCTCGAGCGACGGGCAGCGCAAAGTCGCGCAGAGCGTTCGCAAAGCAGTGGAAATCCACTTCGCCACGCGCATGGCATCGCGCTGATCGCGTCTCCCCCGGCTCCCTCATGCGCTCATTATAGACGCGAAACGGACGAGTTGATTTCGCAAGCGTTTTGATCGGCTTTCATCGCCCGAGAAAGTTGCTACACCGCACCCCGCATGGCGGACGGCAGCATTTCCAGCGAGAAGGTGACGATCAAGCGCGGAGCTAGCGGAATCCGCGGCTGGTATGGCCGCGTGCATCGCCGCTGGTGGTTCCGGATTCTCGCGTGGCTGGCGCTGCTCGCCGGCCTGTTCTGGTTCCTCGTCTGGGTGCTGATCGCGCGCAACCTCCCTTCGGTCGACAGCTTGCGCGCCTATGAGCCGCCGCTGCCGACCAATGTCCGTTCGGCCGACGGGCTGCCGATCCACAGCTATGCCCGCGAGCGCCGCGTCCAGCTGAGCTATGCCGAATATCCGAAGCAATTGGTCGAGGCCTTCCTCTCGGCCGAGGACAAGACCTTCTTCAGCCACCACGGCATCGACATCCCCGGGCTGGCGCGCGCCGCATTCCAGGGAATCGTCAGCGGATCGACTCCGCGCGGCACCTCGACGATCACTCAGCAGGTCGCCAAGAACCTGCTGATCGGCAACGAAGTCAGCTATCTGCGCAAGGGCAAGGAAGCGATCCTCGCATGGAAGATCGAGAATACGCTCTCCAAGGAGCATATCCTCGAGCTCTACCTCAATTCGATCGAACTCGGCCGCAACGCCGGCGGCGTCGAGGCGGCGAGCCAGGCCTATTTCGGCAAGGAACTGAACAAGCTCAGCCTGCCGCAAATGGCCTATCTCGCGATCCTGCCCAAGGGCCCGGCCAATTACGCGCCCGAACGCCATGAGGATCGCGCGATCGAGCGGCGCAACTGGGTGCTCGGGCAGATGCTCGCCAACGGCTTCATCACCCAGACCGATCATGCCGAAGCCGTCTCCGCGCC
Protein-coding regions in this window:
- a CDS encoding N-acetylmuramoyl-L-alanine amidase; the protein is MHLGWTPHGPARHIARVLFLLALLSGWLTGVPSWAGVVQEVRVHGDRIVVKFDAPVTQASAFLLSGPQRIALDVAGAEPGRVAIADGAVARIRQGAQGDGARVVFDLARPAIVTEGSFARDGRTLTLLLKTVDDERFARAAAERRMSFLPPFTYLQPARRHPYSVSMALPKRVSRAPLPRIYGDAGRPLVVIDAGHGGHDPGALSPDGSLREKEVTLKVAEAIKDALLASGRVRVALTREDDRFLVLQERYGLARRLKADLFISVHCDSAGNPDATGATVYTLSEVASDKEAARLAARENKADILAGVDLGVASPDISSILIDLTQRETMNASANFARLLGREAQPLIPIKANYHRMASLMVLKAPDMPSVLFETGYISNQADAAFLASSDGQRKVAQSVRKAVEIHFATRMASR